The DNA segment CCTGAGGCTTCTTGTGGCAGATTTTTCGGAAGAAAATTACGCCGTAAAGATTGAGTCGGTCGAAAAGATACTCGAAAATATAAAATGCGGTGAAAAAGACAAGATAATACTCCTCAACAAAATAGACGCCGCACCCAGCGACGTTTATCCCAACGGAGATAAATACAGGATTATATCCGGTAAGACGGGAAAAGGTCTCGATGAACTCAAAAAAGAGATTTTGAAAAGGGCGGCTCAAAAAAAATGAAACCTTTGTCTTCAATGCTGAATCCTGAAGATTATTGGCCGGGACTTTGGAACCTGAGGAATGATCCCGCGGCCGCGAATCACTGGTCGGAAGTATTTCGACTCAACACTGAGTTCATAGCGAATCTGATCGAATCCATAAAAAATGAAAAAAAAGCCGACGAATACAGAAAGAAAATGACGAATGCATCAAGAGGGATTTTGGACGGTGAATACGCGACTGTTCACGGCGTCACGCTGACGAGGCAAAAAGTTTTGGACGAGATAGGAGTTCCCGATCCTTTTTTGAGTATCAAGGACAAAGAAAACGAAGAAGCGATAACACTACTCAAAAGTCTGCGCGGTGCGCCTGAAGAAAACCGATGTTTTTTTTCTTTAGCCGTAGAGTGTCTTTTGGCTGGAAATTGTTTCGACATGGGCAACTACGAAACCGCAGTCATGTGGAAGAAGGGAGAATTGGGTTTTTCATATCCGAAAAATCCGAAAAACAGGGACGATTTATTCGATAAATTGTCAGAACTTAAGAACAAATCCTGTGTTATGCTCGCGGACAACGCGGGTCATGATTTTACCTTGGGAATAGTGTTTTTGTCCAAAGCTCTCGCGAGAAACGGGTATAAAGTGGCGGTTGCCGCAAATTCCGGCCCCGCGCTCAACGACGTTACTTTTATAGAATGTTTGACTGTTTCGGAAAAAATTTCCGCCTTCGATACGGAATGGAAAGAATTTAATGATTCGGGAATAATTGACTTCGTTGAAACCGGCTGTATAACCCCCGGAATAGACCTTTCGGCGGTTGATGAAAAATTTGACGTAGAGGTTTCAAGAACCGGAGTGGTGATTTTCACAGGACAGGGAAGATCGATAGAGACGACTTACAACGCCAGCCTTTCAAAACCTGTTCTGAGAATCGCTAAAATCAAGGATTCTTTTGTCGCTTCATATTTGAAGAAACGGCAATTCGGCGATTTTGTCGAGACGAGGGGATTATGAAAAAAATCACCGGATTATTTGTGGCTGTCTTATCGACAGGAATTCTCGCCTTTCAGATATTTAATTCCCTGCCGAAAAC comes from the candidate division WOR-3 bacterium genome and includes:
- a CDS encoding DUF89 family protein; protein product: MKPLSSMLNPEDYWPGLWNLRNDPAAANHWSEVFRLNTEFIANLIESIKNEKKADEYRKKMTNASRGILDGEYATVHGVTLTRQKVLDEIGVPDPFLSIKDKENEEAITLLKSLRGAPEENRCFFSLAVECLLAGNCFDMGNYETAVMWKKGELGFSYPKNPKNRDDLFDKLSELKNKSCVMLADNAGHDFTLGIVFLSKALARNGYKVAVAANSGPALNDVTFIECLTVSEKISAFDTEWKEFNDSGIIDFVETGCITPGIDLSAVDEKFDVEVSRTGVVIFTGQGRSIETTYNASLSKPVLRIAKIKDSFVASYLKKRQFGDFVETRGL